One Sulfolobus sp. S-194 DNA segment encodes these proteins:
- the nurA gene encoding DNA double-strand break repair nuclease NurA: protein MIKDVYELLLSRKNEIEKQISLLDETSNNLLKEKIKEKWKEYCKTQGKLSTVLAIDGGMWIKELRSGIVYIVNAEIVKAEGFNVNPVDSKALIGVLRPGNMAKERVSLLMQLLELKLGLKHGDKAEYILFDGSIVKKIGKRKFSTKISLLDDIDVMDDKIYSLEENDEELMHKYLVAENQLVISALVSKYKNKLVWVSKNSKSTELFQENISDVSLLELFTKNCGYAMGVKKKISSENIISPKASTILSDVTFYSFYTRLKEGEKILKIDMFNNEIENIISMLSPISIKGYPYPLLKVHTDVKVSRQDRERIQQLLNIKRRDIEWWPNQLF from the coding sequence ATGATTAAGGATGTATATGAACTATTATTATCTAGAAAAAATGAAATTGAAAAACAGATTAGTTTGTTAGATGAGACCTCCAATAATTTGTTAAAAGAAAAAATAAAAGAAAAGTGGAAGGAATATTGCAAAACTCAAGGTAAACTTTCTACTGTATTAGCAATAGACGGTGGAATGTGGATTAAAGAATTACGTTCTGGAATAGTTTATATAGTAAACGCTGAAATTGTGAAAGCAGAAGGATTTAATGTTAATCCTGTAGATTCTAAAGCTTTAATTGGCGTTTTAAGGCCCGGGAATATGGCTAAAGAGAGAGTATCACTTTTGATGCAACTGCTAGAGCTAAAATTAGGATTAAAGCACGGAGATAAAGCTGAATATATTCTCTTCGATGGAAGTATAGTTAAGAAAATTGGTAAGCGTAAATTTTCAACTAAAATATCATTATTAGATGATATTGACGTTATGGACGATAAAATTTACTCATTAGAAGAAAATGATGAAGAACTTATGCATAAGTACTTAGTTGCAGAAAATCAATTAGTTATTTCAGCATTGGTAAGTAAATATAAAAACAAACTTGTTTGGGTATCCAAGAATAGTAAATCTACAGAGTTATTTCAGGAAAATATAAGTGATGTCTCCTTGTTAGAGTTATTTACCAAAAATTGTGGTTATGCGATGGGTGTTAAAAAAAAGATAAGTAGTGAAAATATTATTTCACCAAAGGCTTCTACCATATTATCAGATGTAACATTTTACTCATTTTATACTAGGTTAAAAGAAGGCGAAAAAATACTAAAAATTGATATGTTTAACAATGAAATTGAAAATATTATTTCTATGTTATCTCCTATAAGTATTAAGGGATACCCCTACCCATTATTAAAAGTTCATACTGATGTTAAAGTATCTAGACAAGATAGAGAGAGAATACAACAATTACTTAACATAAAAAGGAGAGATATTGAATGGTGGCCTAATCAACTTTTTTAG